Sequence from the Fragaria vesca subsp. vesca linkage group LG4, FraVesHawaii_1.0, whole genome shotgun sequence genome:
TTATGAGAGAATTATCAATATGTACAACTCCTTCTACTCTTGATAAATAGAGAAGAGGAATAATGGATGTTAAAGTTACCTCAACAAGCCTTTGTATCTGAGAAACCCTCTTGTTAACAGCTTCTCGAGTGCTTCCATCGGTAACTATCAGTGTAGTGTCCTTAGTTATCACAACCTTAGTAGCAGTTCCCAATACCTCCGGGCCAGTCTTATGTAAGATCATTCCCATCTCTTCTCTTACTACTGTTGCTGCAAATAACATCAAACACGAAATATGAAGATTGTAATAAATGTAATGGACATATATTAGGTCTAGAAAATAAATAAATAAATAAAATATGATTTTGTGTTTAACCTACTACCTCCAGTCAAAATGGCAATGTCGTCTAAGTAGTGGCTTTTGCGCTCACCGAAGGCAGGCGCCTTAATGGCAACTGCCTTCAGTGCACCTCTGAGCTTGTTTCTTATTACTGGAGTTAAAGCTTCCTGTTCAATCCCCTCTGCAACTATCACTATTGCATACTTTTCTTTCACTGCATTGTCCAATATCTTAAACAGCTCCTCCGGGTGTGTAATTATTTTGTCAACCAAAAGCAACTGCAACCAAATAATTTCATGGCCTCTAGTTACTTCATAGGAAAACATGTCAGCCTATATATAACCTACAGCTATTACCTTACACTCTTGAAACTCCACTATCATTTTTTGTCGATCAGTGACAAAGTAAGGCGATAAGTATCCGCGATCAAACTGCATTCCTTCTACAACTTGAAGAGTGTTCTCTGTAGACTTCCCTTTTTCAATAGAAACTACACCTTTCTTTCCTACTTGACAAAGAGCACTGTAAATCATGTTCCCCACTGTATAATCATTGCCTGCACTAACTGCAGCAACATCTGCAAGTTCGTGATCCTCGATCTGCATAATGAAATGTACCTCTCAAAATAATGTGATCCGATGGCCTTAGCACTTTCGAAAGATTAGAAGGAGAACAATCAAGTGTACCTCTCTGGACATTAATTTGAGTTCAGATACCAGGGCCACTGCAGTCTTCTCGATCCCACGAGCAATTTGAATGGGATTCATGCCAGCTGCAGTAACCTAGAAGAAAGTTCATGTGTGATATCAGAAGATATCCAAAGCATAGCAGAACAGTACTGATCAACTCACATTCAAGTAGACATGTTGAAGTATGAGGAAAAGTAGTTATATTGTTATGACATGAAACTAAATTTCTTGATAAAAAAAAAAGTGAGCCACTAAACAAAAACTACATGAAAAGTCTCTGTATGCTTATAGACTTGAATCTTATTAACTGATCAGGTGTGACAGGGTTCAAAAGCCAGTAAGCCTGCTACATGTTACCTCATAGACTAGTTTCTACTGAGTCAGGTAGACAAGCTATGGATGACAATGTCACATTAGATTACTCATACCTTCACACCTTCAGTAATTAAACCATGAGCAAGAATTACAGCTGTAGTGGAACCATCTCCAGCCAGATCATTTGTTTTTGCACCAGCTTGCCTCACCAATTTAACTCCGACATTCTCCACAGAGTCCTCCAATTCGATCTTATGTAGGACAAAAGAAGACATAAGTCAATAAAAGAAGCATGTTTCTTCTCTTACTACTATTGTTTACTGAAAAATTCTTAATGAATCACATACAATTTGATTAGTCATATTAAGCTACTGAGGAATAAATCAACTGCAGTATGACCAACTAATAAAATCCTAGAAACTGTCAGCAAGTAATACAAAAGAACCAACTTTAGAAATTTGATGCATAGATTATAGGGACAGTCATAATGTATGTGAACGCTTAAATCCCAAGACCGCAAATTGCTAATCAAACAAGAAACAAGCTGTATACAGTAATACCTATTCTGTATTACCTCTTTGAGAACAGTTTCACCATCATTGACAATCTTGGGAGGTCCATACTTATTCTGCAGCACCACATTTCTTCCCTTTGGACCCAATGTAACCCCAACCAGCTCTGCCACCATGCTCACCCCTGCCTGAACCACCAAATTAACCATCCCAATCAAATATAATGTCAAGCAAAACCCAGCTGTGATCTTCATATTAACAGCTTACCAGAAGCTTCTTTGTGGCTGAACCATCATGGTTAAAGTAGAGGTCTTTGGGGATGCCTTTTGGATTTGCAGTGGTGAAAGGTGAAGAAGGCCTTTTGGGCAGTGTTGGGTTGGTGGAAGATAGTGCAGAGATAGGAGTTGGAGAAAATGCCATGGTGATTCAGTTCAGTTGGTGAACATGAATTTGAATTCAGGATTTGCAAGTCATTGAAGCTTGGAGTTGGAGATAAGTTTGAAGATAGTTGTGAAATTTTGAAGTTTTGGGCTTTTGGAGGATAAGAGTGCAAAAAATCTTGGAAGTTATTTTGGTGCTTTCACATCCAAAGGCCGCATGATCAACACTGTACAGTTGTACAGTTAGTTAGTTATCCTTTATTTATTTTTATTTTTTTGTGTGATAAATTGTACAATTATTCAGCTAGCTCCCTGGCCCTATATGATTACATAAGGATTTGCAGTTATTATTTTCAAACACCGACCTCCAATCTATAACTTTGGGTGTCAAGCAACTCTTGTTGTAACGATGACATGCAGCCAAAGCTAACATTCTAGCAGCAAAAACATCTGCTAACCTAGCCCTTTACATGATGATGTTTAGCCCAAAACCCCTTGATGCAAAACTCTTATTTTTGCAGCGGAAGATATAAAATCCCAAAATCCCTCATTCCAAACTTTTAAATTTAGATGAGTGTATCCGTAATTCATGTTTGCACATTTTCTAGTTGAGTACAAAACGGACTCATTCGAAGAATTGTTATAACAAAATTGAAAAATAAAACTCATTTGAATGAAATCCAATTACTCATAGGCCCGGGTATTTGTTATGTACTTATGTATACAATGCATCAACTAATTAACTTGGTTTTTACGATCACAGAATGATGGTTTTGTTTACTTAATTATATGGAAAACTCCTAAGGCTCAAGTGTTTAACTTGGAAATGAACAAGTATATATGGAAGATTCATATATTAAAAGTGGTCGAGCCGGGAATAAGATCATGATCGAGAGTGGACAAGAACAACGTGTAAATCATAGTCTGTTGAGCATAACAACCAGCCAAGTTGTCATGTGAAAGAGGAGGCATCCATGAATCATACAAACGATGATGATCCAAGGTCAGCTTATAAGTGTTCTGATACTACTGAGCTAATTAATCCAGCTTATCTTTGACAAGAAACCATAAGGTAGATGAGATCGGTCATGAAACGCTTAATTTTTTTTTCATTTTTTTAGTGTGAATTTTATCAGATGTTATATTTTACGTTAAGTTTTCATTCAACATTTTTTCCATTTCGTGCCTCATAAAAAATAAGTTCTTAGAGCATCTCCAACAGCTTCCCTAAAATTTCTCTAAAATGGGGAAGCAAAAGCTAAATTCTCTAAAAAAATTATGATCAAAATCCAGCAGCTTCTCAATTTTGGAGATTTCGGCATTTAATATAACAATAAAATATAATATATCATCATGAATTATAACAAAAAAACATTA
This genomic interval carries:
- the LOC101293290 gene encoding chaperonin 60 subunit beta 4, chloroplastic-like; translation: MAFSPTPISALSSTNPTLPKRPSSPFTTANPKGIPKDLYFNHDGSATKKLLAGVSMVAELVGVTLGPKGRNVVLQNKYGPPKIVNDGETVLKEIELEDSVENVGVKLVRQAGAKTNDLAGDGSTTAVILAHGLITEGVKVTAAGMNPIQIARGIEKTAVALVSELKLMSREIEDHELADVAAVSAGNDYTVGNMIYSALCQVGKKGVVSIEKGKSTENTLQVVEGMQFDRGYLSPYFVTDRQKMIVEFQECKLLLVDKIITHPEELFKILDNAVKEKYAIVIVAEGIEQEALTPVIRNKLRGALKAVAIKAPAFGERKSHYLDDIAILTGATVVREEMGMILHKTGPEVLGTATKVVITKDTTLIVTDGSTREAVNKRVSQIQRLVENTKEEFQKKILNERIGRLSGGIAILQVGAQTQVELKDKQLRIEDALNATKAAIEEGVVVGGGCCLLRLSKKVDVFKELMDNEEQKIGAEIFKKALSYPAKLIAKNAGVNGSVVVEKVLSNANMGYGYNAARDCYEDLMKAGIMDPSKVVRCCLEHAASVAKTFLLSDAVVVEIKESNPIPRRMPRQRPKPPLPPMPQTPQMPPMSSMPSMPPMSMPTSGARAFGSKYGR